From Hydrogenoanaerobacterium saccharovorans, the proteins below share one genomic window:
- a CDS encoding helix-turn-helix transcriptional regulator produces MNYEKIMQNKLKELREIKDLKQEDLAAIIEKSRECYNQYENGKRKMSINDLCKIADEFNVPLDWFTGRNIEIMKHIKNQ; encoded by the coding sequence ATGAATTACGAAAAAATAATGCAAAACAAGCTCAAAGAACTTAGAGAAATCAAAGACTTAAAGCAAGAAGATTTAGCAGCCATAATTGAAAAATCAAGAGAATGTTATAACCAGTACGAAAACGGAAAAAGAAAAATGAGCATTAACGACCTCTGTAAAATTGCAGATGAATTTAACGTACCCCTCGACTGGTTTACAGGCAGAAACATAGAAATAATGAAACACATAAAGAACCAATAA